The window CTTTGGTTCCTTAATAGCACCGGACTGCGCATAGCGGAGGAACACGGCAATCCTTGGTAAACTTTTTGATTAAATAGGTACTATTTATTAAATTAGGTATTAAATTAGGTATTAATTATTGATGAGTACTGGAAAAGTGATGACAATAGAACGATTACTAAATAATCTTGATCAAATTCCCTCTGCGACAATGTGGCTTCTTTCTGATATTAGCGAGTATCGAGGAATGCAGAAAATGTTTACACGACAGATACCTCAGAAACTTAAATCTTTAAAGGAATTTGCAATAATAGAAAGTGTTGTTTCTTCGAATAGAATGGAAGGTCTAATTATAGACCATAAAAGAATTAAACCCGTCATTTTAGGAGAGTCAGCTTTAAAAGATAGAGATGAAGAAGAGATAAGGGGATATCGCAAAGCTTTGAGCTGGATACATAAGGATTCTGAAAACCTTTCTGTATCTGAGGGTACATTGAAAGACTTTCATAAAACATGTCGTGGTGAAATATGGGATTCTGGTAAATACAAAGAAAGAGATGGAGATATAATTGAGACATATCCAGATGGGAAATCCCGTGTTCGTTTTATTACAGCATCTGCTGCTAAAACTCCGGAATTGATGTCCAATCTGATAACGGCATGGGATCTATTAAAAACAGATAGAAATATTCACCCTTTAATAGGTATTTCTCTTTTTAATCTCGATTTTCTTTGTATTCACCCTTTTCGTGATGGAAATGGGCGTGTTTCAAGATTGTTCTTACTTCTTCAGGCTTACCACTTTGGATATGAAGTGGGTAGGTATATCAGTCTGGAAAGAGTAATTGAAGAAAATAAGGAAAGATATTATGAAACTCTTGAATTATCATCCATAGGCTGGCATGAAGGAACAAATAATCCCTGGCCTTTTATTAATTATATGCTATTTATTATTAAGTCTGCTTACAAGGAATTTGAGAACAGAGCTTCACATATGGGACCTGAACGTGGAGAAAAAACAAAAATCATCAAAGATACAATCGAAAAATTTTATGGAAATTTTACTGTAAATGAAATTAGAATAAATTGCCCTGGAGTCAGCATTGATCTTATAAGGAAAGTTTTAAAAGACATGAGTAAAGATAGGATAATAACAAGTACCGGCAGAGGCCGGGGTGCCAGCTGGCGAAAAGTATAAGCCAATATCCTCGAAGATGTACACCTCGTCCCTCTTTTCTCTGATATTTTTAAATCTAATTCTTATCTTTTTGACCTAGACGGAAAGGACAGGTTTTTCTGCGCTTTATATAAGGATTCAATTCTGGCAGGCCCTGAAAAGCTGAGTCAGGATTCTATATCTTCTGTTTTTCCACTCCAAACTATTCCTGTCAGCTTGCAGGTATCAACAAGTTTTTCCAAAATTCGTGAACCTATAAAGAAAATCATGTATCAGATATTGCTTGTTTCCTCCATCTCTATATTGTTGCTGTCTGTATTTTTTTCAGTAATAACATCCCGAAATCTCATCAGGCCACTTCTTTCACTTGAGGATGGAATAAAACAAATAAGTATTGGTAACTGGGAAAATCTCAAAATTAATGTTAGAGATCCTATTGAGATTCAGTTTCTTAGCAAATCGTTCAATTCGATGCAGGAATCTCTCAGAAAAAAAACTCTTGAGCATGAAGCCAGCAACTTCGAACTTAAAAAGGCAAATACAGATTTAATCAGTACACAGAGACAGCTGGTACATAGCGAGAAAATGGCTTCCATTGGTCAGCTTGCTGCTGGAGTAGCTCATGAGATAAACAATCCAACTGCTTTTGTGAGTACTAATCTTCATACAATGGTTGAATATTTATCGGTATATAAAAATCTGTTTCAGCAGATGGAAGAGTTGATTACTTGTATTGAAAACAAAGATGTAGAAGAAAAGAGTTTGACAGTAATAAATAAGATAGAGAGCATGAAAGAAGAAGAGAATTTCCCTTTTATTCTTGATGATGCCTTTCAACTGTTGGAAGAATCCATTGACGGAGCTAACCGGATAAAGAAAATTGTACTGGATCTTCGTAATTTTGCACGACCGGAAAGTCATGATGCCCGGTTGGCTAATATAAATACTGCAATTGAAGATGCTCTTCGTCTGACCAGTAATGAACTTAAATATAAATGTGAAATTGTAAAAGAGCTGGGAAATCTTCCGGATATTTTTTGCAGGATTGATCAGATTACTCAGGTTTTTGTGAATCTTTTTGTCAATGCTGCTCATGCCATAAAAGAACACGGTAATATTACAATTAAATCGTGGATAGAAACAGATTCTATTTTTATATCGGTATGTGATACAGGAACAGGTATTGATAAAGAGAACCTGGATAAATTGTTTGATCCGTTCTTTACTACAAAGGATGTAGGAGAAGGAACTGGTCTGGGACTGGCTATCTCTTATGGGATTATAGAAAAGCATGGTGGAACAATTAAAGCAGAAAGCACTCCCGGTAAGGGAAGCTGTTTTCATATTATTCTGCCTCAAAAAGGGAATAGTATATGAGTGAAGAGAATTGTGTTCTATTTGTAGACGATGAAAAAGACGTTCTGAGTTCATTACTAAGGCAGTTTCGTAAAGCTGATTTCAAAATCTATACTGCTGTCGGCGGGAAGGCAGCTCTCGAGATATTAGAAACAGAATCCATAGAGAGATATATATTGAGGAATTAAGACTCGGTGCAGCAGCTGTTGCTCTTGTTGAAGAATACTTTTTAAAGCAGAAAATAATGTCTGAGATTTTTATTATGGATAAATCCAACCGGATTTTGTTTTCATAGTCTATAAATTATATTTACTAATTTTATTGTAAAGTTGTCTTCTGGACAATCCCATCAGTTCGGAAGCATATTTCCTATCATTATTAGTTAGTGCAAGCATCTTTTGTATATGTTCCCGTTCAGTGTTTTCTATTTGTAGTTTTAAGTTATTACTATCGATAATTGATTTTGATAATTTCTCAGTGCCATTCAACTGGGATTTGATTGAAGTTATTGTGTTTTCTCTTATTTCAAGCGGCAGATCTGCTTTTACTATTGAAGATCCTGTTGATGATATATATGAGCGGGTTATAATATTTTCCAGTTCTCTGATATTTCCCGGGAAGTAATATTCTTCAAGGATTTTAATGGCTTCAGGTTGAATACTCTGAAGTTTTTTTCCATATTTCTTTGTAAGTTTCTTAAGAAAATGTAGTGCCAGCAGTGGGATATCATCCTTTCTCTCTCTAAGAGCAGGTAAATTAATTGTAACAACATTTAGCCTATAGTACAGATCTTCTCTAAACTTCCCTTCTTTAATATATTCCATCAGATTTCGATTTGTGGCTGCAACTATTCTGGCATCTGTATGAAGTGATTCAACTCCGCCAACTTTTTGATAAACACCATCCTGAATAGTACGAAGGAGTTTTGCCTGAAGTGCTATATCCATATCCCCAATTTCATCCAGAAAAAGAGTTCCTCCATTGGCAAGTGAAAATTTCCCCTCTTTTGCCTTAATAGCATCTGTAAATGCTCCCTTTTCATGACCAAACATTTCGCTTTCAAGAAGAGTAGATACAAGACCTGCACAGTTTACTTTAATAAGTGGTCCGTTTCTTCTTTGTCCGGAATAATGTATTAAATCTGCAATAAGTTCTTTACCTGTTCCACTTTCTCCCAGAATTAAAATATTGAAGTCTGTATCCCGAACTGCATTGATGGTTTTTTCCACTTCCTTCATTGTGGAATTATTGGAAATAATTTGATTCCCTGTATGAGATGCAAGGGATAATTGGCGCTGAAGAGAGATAATTCTACCTTCCATATTCAGTTCATTAATTATTCGTTTAAGTATTACTTCCAGCTCCTCAAGTTCGAATGGTTTTGTCAGATAGTCATAGATTCCCTGTTTTATAAGTTTGACTGCTTCTTTAATATCTGTATAACCGGTCATAATAATCGTATATGTATGATTTCCGGAATCTATTATCTTTTGGATAATCTCCTGTCCACTGATATCCGGCATTTTCATGTCTATTAAAAGAATCTGGGGCTTTAGATTTTTTAACTGCAACAAACCAGCCTTCCCTCCAACAGCGATTTCCACCTGAACTTCATTTGCGATTGATGATCTTCTAATCCCTCTCTGCAGACTGGAGAGAATAGCCATTTCATCATCAATAATTAATAATAATACAGGTTTCATATGTCAGACTCTTTCATTATTTTAATATAATCTATTTTCAGTTAGTGGGCAATTTTTGTCCATTCTGTGCAATTTATTGCACACAATATTTAACACTTAAAAATTTTGGAATAATCTTATAATAAATTCATTGCTTTTAAATGAGGATTTTCAAGATACAGTGTTTTGTCAGAAAGAGGGACACCGTCATTAGCATGATTATTCATGTTTCCGGAGATAAAAACCGGCATATTATCGCTATCAGATACAATACATCCTGTAATTCAATTTTATTTGTTATAGGTTCATAAGTCAATAAAAAATTCCCCCCACAGTATAATAAAAGTGGTTCGTAAGCGACTTTGTCCCGAATATCTTTGATATTTTTATTGATTAGCTGCAGGAAATAGAAGAATTCAGAATGCCGGCGATAACATCCTGCACGTGTACGACAATTCTTTCTCAATTCATAACCAAATACTTATTGTAATCGAACCCGGAGCCAAAATGTTTATGTGTATATAATTATAACTTTGTTTAAAAGGGTGTAATGTTGGCACACTATATGCATGAATATATAGTGAACAGCAGTTCTTTGACAGAACAGAGAAGGATATTTCAGAGATAAGATCGGCAGTCATAACGGCATCTTGCTAAAAACTGCTCCGTAGGAGCAGATGAATAACCATAAATGATGAGGAAAACAAAATGAAAAAAATAATAATTTTAATGTTACTGGCTTTAATAGCAACCGGAATGGCCTTTGCCGCAGAGACAGATTCGATCACAACCGATATCAGCCTGACTGTAGACCCGCAGATTATTGCACATAAACAGGCCGACATTGTGATGAATGTACCTGTATTGGACGCCTCCGATGCAGGAAACGGTGCTCTTGCTGAAGGGGCTGGAAGTATTGGATACTTTGATTCCAATGCCTCGACAACCTTTTCATTCCAGGCAAGCGCGCTTGATAATGAGGCTTCCGGTGGTGATGATGTAATGACAACCAGGTATGTTGCAAGCTTTTCAGGATTCGGCGGTGACGCGGTAGTTCCATATGAAAGCGGCGATGTAGAGAACCCGGATCTAGACGATTTGGAAGGCACAAGGACCATTGTCCCGCACAGCGGAAGAATCGATATAGATTTATACGTTGAAGCCGACGTAGAGTGGGAAGATGATGCCGGATTATACGGCTCACAATTTGTAGTTACTGCTGTTGTTAATTAAAAACTTCGGCCGTTTTGACTGATCGATCTTCTGAAATATTCATCTGCTTTGTTCCTGTTAAAATCCAGAATGGAGAAGTTGATAAATGAAATCGAACATACAGCTAATTATAATAACAATCATATTTGCAGCTTCTTCAATGGCAATATCAGCTGATGGTTTTCAGTCAGATATACACCTTGGGATTCCCCCTTCCATTATTGCCCATCCGGCCGGGAACACAATCTTCATTTCTTCATCGGTTCTTTCTTCGTCTCCGGCAACAGCTATTGCGGAGGGTGAAGGCTACATTGGCTACTTCGACTGTAATATGCCTGCCACCCTCTCATATCAGGCAAACAGCCCGCATAGTTCTCAGGAGCCGAATCCAGATATAATTCCCACTGTCTATGACCTCAGGCTTTACGGCCACGGGGGTGACGATATTTTCTACACAAGCCCCTCTGTTGAGCAGAAAGATATTATTCTGCTGCCGGGGTCTACTTCAATAACCTCCACAACAGGGGAAATACATGCGGAGCTTAATGTCAGTGCTGAAGTGGGCTGGGAGCATGATGCCGGTGAATACACAGCGGTTTTCATTATAACTGCTGTACAGATTGGAGGAATCACTATTGAGGAAGTAAATCTCTATAAAAGTTTTTTCGCGGAACGGGGGCTGCCTGATCCGGCTATAATTGCTCCTGGGACAGACCCTAATCTTTATCTCAGCAGTGATATATCCATGAGTTCGATCTTCATCGGCGAGGGGGCGGGCTACAGAAACCGCGCCGGATATTTCCTGTTCGGCGACTTAGAGGAGCCGCTTCCGGGAACCATGTCTGTTATCTATGAAAATGCCTCGATGGCCGGTTCCGGAGGACAGCTGATGCCGGGAGATACCGCGCCTGTCGGCATATTTAATTCAGATAATAATATCGGGTTTTGGCTTCAGAGCAACGGCTACAGTAATCCGAGCAGTCCGTACTACTATACCTTTGACAATTCAAATTCAGACAGCCTGAGGCATGCTGCAATTTTCTCGGACATAGAGAGGGAGCGGATCATCATCGGGTGGGAGGACCTTCCCGGCGGCGGAGACAAAGATTACAATGATGTTCTTTTTGCGCTGGATATCTCGCCGTTTTCAGCCCTCGATCTGTCTAATATTCCGGATGTAAGCGAGCTGGGAAATCAGGGAGGACCAGATGACTAATAAATTATTCTTAATAACTATATCGATCATGCTTTTTCTTGCACCAACAGCCCATGGGTTTCAGGTAACCCCGG is drawn from Oceanispirochaeta sp. M1 and contains these coding sequences:
- a CDS encoding Fic family protein; protein product: MSTGKVMTIERLLNNLDQIPSATMWLLSDISEYRGMQKMFTRQIPQKLKSLKEFAIIESVVSSNRMEGLIIDHKRIKPVILGESALKDRDEEEIRGYRKALSWIHKDSENLSVSEGTLKDFHKTCRGEIWDSGKYKERDGDIIETYPDGKSRVRFITASAAKTPELMSNLITAWDLLKTDRNIHPLIGISLFNLDFLCIHPFRDGNGRVSRLFLLLQAYHFGYEVGRYISLERVIEENKERYYETLELSSIGWHEGTNNPWPFINYMLFIIKSAYKEFENRASHMGPERGEKTKIIKDTIEKFYGNFTVNEIRINCPGVSIDLIRKVLKDMSKDRIITSTGRGRGASWRKV
- a CDS encoding DUF4114 domain-containing protein; this translates as MKSNIQLIIITIIFAASSMAISADGFQSDIHLGIPPSIIAHPAGNTIFISSSVLSSSPATAIAEGEGYIGYFDCNMPATLSYQANSPHSSQEPNPDIIPTVYDLRLYGHGGDDIFYTSPSVEQKDIILLPGSTSITSTTGEIHAELNVSAEVGWEHDAGEYTAVFIITAVQIGGITIEEVNLYKSFFAERGLPDPAIIAPGTDPNLYLSSDISMSSIFIGEGAGYRNRAGYFLFGDLEEPLPGTMSVIYENASMAGSGGQLMPGDTAPVGIFNSDNNIGFWLQSNGYSNPSSPYYYTFDNSNSDSLRHAAIFSDIERERIIIGWEDLPGGGDKDYNDVLFALDISPFSALDLSNIPDVSELGNQGGPDD
- a CDS encoding sensor histidine kinase, with the translated sequence MYQILLVSSISILLLSVFFSVITSRNLIRPLLSLEDGIKQISIGNWENLKINVRDPIEIQFLSKSFNSMQESLRKKTLEHEASNFELKKANTDLISTQRQLVHSEKMASIGQLAAGVAHEINNPTAFVSTNLHTMVEYLSVYKNLFQQMEELITCIENKDVEEKSLTVINKIESMKEEENFPFILDDAFQLLEESIDGANRIKKIVLDLRNFARPESHDARLANINTAIEDALRLTSNELKYKCEIVKELGNLPDIFCRIDQITQVFVNLFVNAAHAIKEHGNITIKSWIETDSIFISVCDTGTGIDKENLDKLFDPFFTTKDVGEGTGLGLAISYGIIEKHGGTIKAESTPGKGSCFHIILPQKGNSI
- a CDS encoding sigma-54 dependent transcriptional regulator, with protein sequence MKPVLLLIIDDEMAILSSLQRGIRRSSIANEVQVEIAVGGKAGLLQLKNLKPQILLIDMKMPDISGQEIIQKIIDSGNHTYTIIMTGYTDIKEAVKLIKQGIYDYLTKPFELEELEVILKRIINELNMEGRIISLQRQLSLASHTGNQIISNNSTMKEVEKTINAVRDTDFNILILGESGTGKELIADLIHYSGQRRNGPLIKVNCAGLVSTLLESEMFGHEKGAFTDAIKAKEGKFSLANGGTLFLDEIGDMDIALQAKLLRTIQDGVYQKVGGVESLHTDARIVAATNRNLMEYIKEGKFREDLYYRLNVVTINLPALRERKDDIPLLALHFLKKLTKKYGKKLQSIQPEAIKILEEYYFPGNIRELENIITRSYISSTGSSIVKADLPLEIRENTITSIKSQLNGTEKLSKSIIDSNNLKLQIENTEREHIQKMLALTNNDRKYASELMGLSRRQLYNKISKYNL